The Acetomicrobium flavidum genome window below encodes:
- the purB gene encoding adenylosuccinate lyase, giving the protein MIERYETEAMRRIWSEENKYRAWLRVELAVCRAWAEEGTIPMEVYDVISKKASFDIDRIREIESRVHHDVIAFVSCVAESVGEHGRFIHLGLTSSDVLDTASALLLKDSLDVIAGELTSLKDKVLEKAFIYKHTPCVGRTHGVHAEPMSFGLKLLNWYSQLERSEERLKLAYKQINYGKISGAVGTYAHCPPSIEQRACSFLGLQPAQVSNQILQRDRHAFLLHVLALLGSSMENMALEIRHLQRTEVLEAMEPFSKGQKGSSAMPHKRNPILCERICGMARLLRGYSLSAMENVALWHERDISHSSVERVIWPDAFHIAHYMLSLLRRVVDGLEVNVDRMAKNINLTKGLVFSQRVLLALVDRGANRDEAYEVVQKYALKCWDGEEGFKEMLSRDPLVMSLLTKEELDGLFDVNYYLRFVDDIFDRFK; this is encoded by the coding sequence GTGATAGAACGTTACGAAACCGAGGCAATGCGCCGCATTTGGAGCGAAGAAAACAAGTATCGTGCCTGGTTGAGAGTGGAGCTGGCCGTATGTCGGGCCTGGGCAGAGGAAGGCACAATCCCCATGGAGGTTTACGATGTCATTAGTAAAAAGGCCTCCTTCGACATCGATCGCATAAGGGAAATAGAGTCAAGGGTTCATCACGACGTAATCGCCTTCGTCTCCTGTGTCGCCGAAAGCGTGGGCGAACATGGGAGGTTTATCCATCTGGGCCTCACCAGCAGCGATGTTCTGGATACGGCATCGGCGTTGCTGCTTAAGGACTCCCTTGACGTGATTGCCGGGGAGCTGACCTCCTTGAAGGACAAAGTCCTTGAAAAGGCTTTTATCTACAAACACACGCCCTGTGTGGGGCGAACTCACGGAGTTCATGCAGAACCGATGAGCTTTGGCTTAAAGCTTTTGAATTGGTATTCGCAGTTAGAGCGGTCCGAGGAACGGTTGAAGCTGGCTTACAAACAGATAAATTACGGCAAGATATCAGGTGCTGTGGGAACATATGCTCACTGCCCTCCCTCCATAGAACAAAGGGCATGTTCCTTCCTGGGTCTACAGCCGGCACAGGTGTCCAATCAGATATTACAAAGGGATAGACATGCCTTTCTCCTGCATGTGCTTGCCCTGCTTGGTTCCTCCATGGAAAACATGGCCTTAGAGATAAGGCATCTCCAGCGCACAGAAGTGCTGGAGGCCATGGAGCCATTTTCTAAAGGGCAGAAGGGGTCATCCGCAATGCCTCACAAGCGAAACCCCATACTTTGCGAGCGAATATGCGGCATGGCCAGGCTGCTTAGGGGATATTCCCTTAGCGCCATGGAAAACGTGGCCCTTTGGCACGAGCGAGATATAAGTCACTCCTCGGTTGAACGGGTTATTTGGCCTGATGCATTTCATATAGCGCATTACATGCTGTCGCTCCTAAGACGCGTAGTAGATGGCCTGGAGGTAAACGTCGACAGGATGGCCAAGAACATAAACTTGACCAAGGGCCTTGTTTTTAGCCAAAGAGTGTTGCTGGCTTTGGTAGACAGGGGCGCAAACAGAGATGAAGCCTACGAGGTCGTCCAAAAATATGCGCTCAAGTGTTGGGATGGCGAAGAGGGCTTCAAGGAAATGCTGTCTCGCGATCCGCTGGTGATGTCGTTGCTGACGAAGGAGGAGTTAGACGGCCTTTTCGACGTGAACTATTATCTGCGCTTCGTCGACGATATATTTGATAGATTTAAATAG
- a CDS encoding DUF4416 family protein, which produces MTPPLVKLIVGFLYPDEDLYLWTVRELSSLWGRIERKSPRYPFDHTDYYRDIAPILYKAFVSFEGLFPADRLVRWKRQAIALEAESGPQRRVNIDPGYIDGARLALASTKDHAHRVYISDGIFAEITLRFMFGKWVSYDHTFPDFKSGLYDGFLSSVRNDWLSDMRRKRRTAT; this is translated from the coding sequence ATGACACCTCCATTAGTTAAGTTGATAGTAGGTTTTCTGTATCCCGACGAGGATCTTTATCTGTGGACCGTCAGGGAGCTTTCTTCTCTTTGGGGCAGGATAGAGAGGAAAAGCCCGCGGTACCCCTTTGATCATACCGATTATTATCGAGACATAGCGCCCATCCTTTATAAGGCCTTCGTCAGCTTTGAGGGGCTTTTTCCGGCAGATCGTTTAGTTAGGTGGAAGCGCCAGGCCATCGCTCTGGAGGCTGAAAGCGGACCCCAAAGAAGGGTAAACATTGATCCCGGTTACATCGATGGGGCAAGGCTAGCTTTGGCCTCGACCAAAGACCATGCCCATAGGGTATACATATCTGACGGCATATTTGCCGAGATTACCTTGAGGTTCATGTTTGGAAAATGGGTTTCCTACGATCATACCTTTCCGGACTTCAAAAGCGGTCTCTACGATGGCTTTTTGAGCTCAGTCAGGAACGACTGGTTGTCTGACATGAGAAGAAAAAGGAGGACAGCAACGTGA
- the ftsY gene encoding signal recognition particle-docking protein FtsY, with translation MALIGSIKDKLQKLQKSWFGLGSLFSGGKIDESFWETLEEQLLLGDVGVDLTEELIAKLREVAKGSNVRDASELKAKFIDLIVQKLEEIPGMGKPIEVKNKPTLVLIVGVNGSGKTTTAAKLAYKFKQQGYSVLLAAADTYRAAAIDQLKVWGDKIGLRVVAHKVGGDPAAVIYDAIESAIASGRDMVIVDTAGRLHTKHNLMEELRKVKRVIEKRLPDEPSESLLVLDAVMGQNAFYQAEVFNEALKLTGVILAKYDNAAKGGIILAVAQKMSLPIRYVGLGEGIEDLEPFEPRAFVEALLS, from the coding sequence GTGGCATTAATCGGTTCAATAAAGGATAAACTGCAAAAGCTTCAGAAAAGTTGGTTTGGATTGGGATCGCTTTTTTCAGGCGGCAAGATCGATGAGTCGTTTTGGGAAACCCTCGAAGAACAGCTGCTTTTGGGAGACGTTGGGGTGGATCTTACCGAGGAGTTAATCGCCAAGTTGCGCGAGGTGGCCAAGGGATCGAACGTAAGGGATGCGTCGGAATTGAAGGCGAAGTTCATCGATCTCATCGTGCAGAAGTTAGAAGAGATACCAGGAATGGGAAAGCCAATAGAAGTTAAAAACAAGCCCACCCTGGTCCTGATCGTAGGCGTCAACGGAAGCGGAAAGACTACGACGGCTGCTAAATTGGCGTATAAGTTTAAGCAACAAGGCTACAGCGTATTGCTTGCTGCCGCCGATACCTATCGCGCTGCCGCGATCGATCAGCTGAAGGTCTGGGGGGATAAGATCGGTCTGCGTGTAGTTGCCCATAAGGTGGGAGGAGACCCTGCGGCCGTCATATATGACGCTATCGAAAGTGCCATAGCAAGTGGAAGGGATATGGTGATAGTGGATACGGCGGGGAGGCTCCATACCAAGCACAACCTCATGGAGGAGTTGAGAAAGGTAAAAAGGGTGATTGAGAAAAGGTTGCCCGATGAGCCCTCCGAGTCGCTGCTGGTGCTGGACGCCGTAATGGGGCAGAATGCCTTCTATCAGGCGGAGGTCTTCAACGAAGCATTAAAACTGACGGGCGTTATCTTAGCTAAATATGATAACGCTGCAAAAGGTGGTATAATTCTCGCGGTTGCCCAAAAAATGTCCCTCCCGATCCGCTATGTGGGATTGGGGGAGGGGATTGAAGATTTGGAGCCCTTCGAACCAAGAGCTTTTGTCGAAGCTCTGCTTTCTTAG
- a CDS encoding PSP1 domain-containing protein, which produces MNYLVIFGKPRIFGLLSNLDQELKRDTNVVIESLRGLEIACLAGILTDEQVQKYRQRFEFLEENGEPDDGLQMKPVEPPLQDVAFVRIAQEEDICEAAKQRQEEDEALPLVRDMLKKHALPMKIVDMEYLLDRKKLYFYFTSEHRIDFRCFVKELAKEFKTRIELRQIGARDEARILGGLAPCGKECCCSYWMLQFFPICIRMVKEQNLALNPSKISGLCGRLMCCMSYEYDMYKELWQGLPNPGTKIKTPSGNYQIAGVDVINKAVRIRSPEGLEFLVPKDEFELFKKTVEGGQKWPLHVESVVTVEADSGEAVSKKNSNKKRKSKK; this is translated from the coding sequence ATGAATTATTTGGTCATTTTCGGTAAGCCCCGAATTTTTGGGTTGCTGTCAAACTTAGATCAGGAGCTAAAGAGGGACACAAACGTAGTCATCGAAAGCCTCAGGGGACTTGAGATTGCCTGCCTGGCTGGCATTTTAACCGACGAACAGGTGCAAAAATACAGGCAAAGGTTTGAGTTCCTTGAGGAAAATGGCGAGCCCGATGACGGTCTTCAGATGAAGCCCGTAGAACCGCCGCTGCAGGATGTGGCCTTTGTACGAATTGCCCAGGAGGAAGACATTTGCGAGGCAGCCAAGCAGAGGCAGGAGGAAGATGAAGCCCTGCCGCTTGTCAGAGACATGCTTAAAAAACATGCCCTTCCCATGAAGATCGTGGACATGGAGTATCTCCTGGATCGTAAAAAGCTGTACTTTTATTTTACGTCCGAACACAGGATAGATTTCAGGTGCTTTGTGAAGGAGCTTGCAAAGGAGTTCAAGACCAGGATTGAATTAAGACAGATCGGCGCAAGGGATGAAGCGAGAATCCTTGGCGGACTTGCTCCCTGCGGAAAGGAGTGCTGTTGTAGCTATTGGATGCTCCAGTTTTTTCCCATATGCATAAGAATGGTCAAGGAGCAAAACCTTGCCTTGAATCCCTCGAAGATATCCGGCCTATGCGGCAGGCTGATGTGCTGCATGAGCTACGAGTATGATATGTATAAGGAACTTTGGCAGGGCTTGCCCAATCCGGGCACCAAGATAAAGACGCCCTCCGGGAACTATCAGATCGCTGGCGTTGACGTTATAAACAAGGCGGTTAGAATCAGAAGCCCGGAGGGTCTGGAATTTTTAGTGCCCAAGGATGAGTTTGAACTCTTTAAGAAGACCGTCGAAGGCGGGCAGAAATGGCCCCTGCACGTTGAATCTGTCGTTACCGTAGAAGCGGACAGTGGTGAGGCTGTCTCCAAGAAGAATTCCAATAAAAAAAGAAAGTCGAAGAAGTAA
- a CDS encoding DNA polymerase III subunit delta', with protein MSDLFAAIKESEPYKALLSAFASSRAPHAILAQSPALFHEALAVEIARLYLCANGSGDDDCASCLSWKGGEHPDFIRPLQWDRPPGIDDCRAMAGELYLAPVIAPRRFAVIPNAGKLSLPAANSLLKILEEPPSWGALLLLSEEMSLLPTIKSRTWHLKFDFEEELSPLPLPKTRDEWLSTIARASKMSFQEAAATLERWIKHCLEEGDLVRAEKLGKVELLFEKGRLPVYMAFDLLFGFLEEDLPDELFGHFR; from the coding sequence ATGTCTGATCTCTTTGCTGCTATAAAAGAGAGCGAGCCCTACAAGGCGTTGCTCTCTGCCTTTGCCTCGTCGCGTGCGCCTCATGCCATCTTGGCGCAGTCGCCTGCCTTATTTCATGAAGCCCTGGCTGTTGAAATAGCGCGTCTTTACCTTTGCGCGAACGGTTCCGGCGACGATGATTGTGCCTCCTGTCTCAGCTGGAAGGGAGGGGAACATCCCGACTTCATACGTCCCCTCCAGTGGGATAGGCCACCGGGGATAGACGATTGTAGAGCTATGGCAGGCGAATTGTACCTTGCGCCCGTTATAGCGCCAAGGCGTTTTGCAGTCATTCCCAATGCGGGGAAGCTGTCCCTTCCGGCTGCCAACAGTTTGCTTAAGATATTGGAAGAGCCCCCCTCCTGGGGAGCCTTGCTGCTTCTCAGCGAAGAGATGAGCTTGCTGCCCACTATCAAAAGCAGGACGTGGCATTTAAAATTTGACTTTGAGGAAGAACTGAGCCCTTTGCCCTTGCCGAAGACCAGGGACGAATGGTTGTCAACCATTGCCCGTGCGTCCAAAATGTCTTTTCAGGAAGCTGCTGCAACGCTCGAAAGGTGGATTAAGCATTGCCTCGAGGAAGGCGACTTAGTAAGGGCAGAGAAGTTAGGGAAAGTAGAGCTGTTGTTTGAGAAAGGGCGGTTACCCGTTTACATGGCCTTCGATCTACTTTTCGGTTTTTTGGAGGAGGATTTGCCCGATGAATTATTTGGTCATTTTCGGTAA
- a CDS encoding YaaR family protein, whose product MKVESGDSKGRRYRITPSSKEASRFDGKVAGEGRGSFDECYDREEIKMMLSELDDVGMMLSRFPSKDLINRYKSLVRRIVGMILENMRVKKEFGFSPRSNKMFTLIEKAEKSVAELEEALNKEREKMIILNLIEEIKGCLISLLL is encoded by the coding sequence ATGAAAGTGGAAAGCGGCGATAGCAAGGGTCGACGTTACAGGATAACTCCCTCGTCGAAGGAAGCTTCTCGCTTTGACGGCAAGGTCGCCGGTGAGGGAAGGGGTTCCTTTGATGAATGTTACGATAGAGAGGAAATAAAGATGATGCTAAGCGAATTGGATGATGTCGGCATGATGCTTTCCAGGTTTCCTTCCAAAGACCTCATAAACAGGTACAAGTCGCTCGTGCGGCGGATAGTGGGCATGATCCTGGAGAATATGAGAGTTAAGAAGGAGTTTGGTTTTTCCCCGCGCAGCAATAAAATGTTTACGTTAATAGAGAAAGCCGAGAAATCCGTTGCAGAGTTAGAAGAAGCCCTGAATAAGGAGCGCGAAAAAATGATAATATTGAACTTGATTGAGGAGATAAAGGGATGTCTGATCTCTTTGCTGCTATAA
- the tmk gene encoding dTMP kinase, producing the protein MVWLFITFEGIDGSGKSTQASRLYEHLSNLLGKGMVLLTREPGGWSHGDMLRELLLHHEWRSWSEFFLFMADRYEHVHEQIMPALSNGLTVICERYIDSTLAYQGWGRGLPVDEMKRLFSIMMLPVPDLTVWLDVPIKTAMDRIRSRKAPDRLEEEGFLCRVRHGYVKVFEEDPQRIKRVSSDRDKDVVFVEICKLVEAFMDESGKRR; encoded by the coding sequence GTGGTATGGTTGTTCATTACATTTGAGGGGATCGATGGTTCAGGCAAATCTACGCAGGCATCGAGATTGTACGAGCATCTGTCCAATCTGCTTGGGAAGGGCATGGTGCTTTTAACCCGAGAACCGGGGGGTTGGAGCCATGGCGACATGCTGCGTGAACTTCTGCTCCATCACGAATGGCGCTCCTGGAGCGAGTTTTTTCTCTTCATGGCCGATAGATACGAGCACGTGCACGAGCAGATAATGCCGGCCTTATCCAATGGCTTGACGGTGATATGTGAGCGCTACATCGATTCAACCCTTGCTTATCAAGGTTGGGGCAGGGGATTGCCCGTGGATGAGATGAAAAGGCTTTTTTCCATCATGATGCTACCCGTGCCGGACCTCACCGTATGGCTGGATGTACCTATAAAAACGGCTATGGATAGGATAAGGTCCAGAAAAGCACCCGATCGCTTGGAGGAGGAGGGCTTTCTCTGCAGGGTGCGGCACGGTTATGTGAAGGTCTTTGAAGAGGACCCCCAAAGGATCAAACGAGTCTCTTCCGATAGGGATAAGGACGTAGTCTTTGTTGAAATTTGTAAGCTGGTGGAGGCCTTCATGGATGAAAGTGGAAAGCGGCGATAG
- a CDS encoding MlaD family protein yields MKREIKIGLVVFFGLVLLGGLIFVSGGRLVHEKGYILEVLLSDAKGLPPGAPIYISGVDSGYIKDVLLTDDGVKALAFIKGDIKIPSDSQFFVQGGGLLGESSLQIRRGRSDEFIVPPGPVRGVATPDVWSVLAEIEQNLNSLRSFLDGISGLVGDEEMEDLKRAVKELPYFLSDAREASRRLGELADQGKVFLADSQKRMGTFFDSANDLVSNANVMLEENRQDLRGVIKSARDLTYRLSLIVRQLDEDSPFASDIKNLMKNMSDAASAVEQFVNELDATFFGAEEDKQAKGNLPKLLQDVKETQEVAQKALKTIQKMEVKGDVSLRGKTFGKGDDAYADVNVAIGMKDRPTFLLFGVDDIGDGSDFSFSYGYKWHSLSLWGGLVRDDLGLGFKWGDPALFPLQLIGKWWDDGSGAWSLEGRLRLRDGYGLLFRHDELDDERRESVGVYYNF; encoded by the coding sequence ATGAAACGCGAGATAAAGATCGGCCTTGTCGTGTTCTTTGGCCTGGTGTTGCTCGGTGGATTGATCTTTGTGTCGGGCGGTCGCCTGGTGCATGAGAAGGGCTACATATTGGAGGTCTTGTTGTCCGATGCAAAGGGCCTACCGCCTGGAGCTCCAATTTACATATCCGGTGTCGACTCAGGCTATATAAAGGATGTTCTTTTAACCGATGATGGAGTAAAAGCGCTAGCCTTCATAAAAGGAGACATAAAGATACCCTCCGACAGTCAGTTTTTCGTGCAGGGAGGGGGACTTCTTGGAGAATCTTCCCTCCAGATAAGGAGAGGAAGGAGCGATGAATTTATAGTGCCGCCGGGCCCGGTAAGGGGGGTAGCCACTCCTGACGTATGGAGCGTATTGGCGGAAATAGAGCAAAACTTGAACTCCCTTCGTTCCTTTTTGGATGGCATAAGCGGGCTTGTCGGAGACGAGGAGATGGAAGATCTAAAAAGGGCGGTGAAAGAGCTACCTTATTTTTTAAGCGACGCTAGGGAAGCTTCCAGGCGATTGGGAGAGCTTGCAGACCAGGGAAAGGTCTTTTTGGCCGACAGCCAAAAGCGCATGGGCACTTTTTTTGACAGCGCCAACGATCTGGTGTCGAATGCCAATGTAATGCTTGAGGAAAACAGGCAGGATTTAAGAGGAGTGATCAAGTCAGCCAGAGACCTGACCTATAGGTTGAGCCTTATCGTAAGACAATTGGATGAAGATAGCCCCTTTGCCAGCGACATTAAAAATCTCATGAAAAACATGAGCGATGCGGCGTCGGCTGTAGAACAGTTTGTAAATGAACTCGATGCCACCTTCTTCGGCGCAGAGGAGGACAAACAAGCGAAGGGAAACCTGCCCAAATTGCTGCAAGACGTCAAGGAAACCCAGGAAGTTGCGCAAAAGGCTTTGAAGACCATCCAAAAGATGGAGGTCAAAGGAGATGTCTCTCTAAGAGGAAAGACCTTTGGCAAGGGCGATGACGCCTATGCAGACGTCAATGTGGCAATCGGCATGAAAGATAGACCTACCTTTTTGCTCTTTGGCGTAGACGATATAGGAGACGGAAGCGATTTTTCGTTCAGCTACGGATATAAGTGGCATTCGCTTTCCCTTTGGGGAGGGCTGGTGCGAGATGATCTTGGGCTTGGGTTTAAGTGGGGAGACCCTGCTTTATTTCCGCTGCAATTGATAGGCAAATGGTGGGATGACGGATCGGGGGCATGGTCACTTGAAGGGCGTCTCAGGCTTAGGGACGGATATGGGCTGCTGTTTCGCCATGACGAACTAGACGACGAGAGGCGCGAGTCGGTTGGTGTATACTACAACTTCTGA
- a CDS encoding ABC transporter ATP-binding protein encodes MEEEILRLEGIKKSFGDKIVLKGLSLSVNKGEIAALMGPSGCGKTTVLRSISRLIEPDDGKIILYGNDITHLSERELIEIRKRIGIVFQGGALFDSMTVFENVAFPLRYCLEIKDEKRMREMVSAMLESVELSGIEDLMPADLSGGMRKRVALARALVYNPSFLLLDEPTTGLDPQTARHIDRLVANLSRKYNVSAMTVTHDVVSALGIADRIFLMKEGDIVWQGTPEEWEASNDPEVAAFLLGTKSIRQRGNAP; translated from the coding sequence ATGGAAGAGGAAATATTGCGCCTGGAGGGCATTAAAAAATCCTTTGGCGACAAAATCGTCTTGAAAGGCCTTTCCCTTTCTGTTAATAAAGGGGAGATAGCCGCCTTGATGGGACCTTCCGGGTGTGGCAAGACGACCGTGCTGCGATCGATATCAAGATTGATTGAGCCGGATGACGGCAAGATAATTCTTTATGGAAATGATATAACTCACCTTTCCGAGAGAGAATTGATCGAGATACGCAAAAGAATTGGCATAGTATTTCAAGGCGGAGCCCTGTTTGACTCCATGACCGTTTTCGAGAACGTGGCATTTCCCCTTCGCTACTGCCTGGAGATCAAAGACGAAAAAAGGATGCGTGAGATGGTGTCTGCGATGCTTGAGTCTGTAGAGCTGTCCGGTATAGAGGACCTGATGCCTGCCGATTTGTCAGGCGGGATGAGAAAGAGGGTAGCCCTTGCCCGCGCACTCGTTTACAATCCTTCGTTTCTATTGCTGGACGAGCCGACGACCGGGTTAGATCCTCAGACGGCTAGACACATAGATCGCCTAGTGGCCAATTTGAGCAGGAAATATAACGTCTCTGCCATGACCGTTACCCATGATGTGGTGTCCGCTCTCGGAATCGCCGATCGCATATTCCTCATGAAGGAAGGGGATATTGTATGGCAGGGAACACCCGAGGAGTGGGAAGCAAGTAATGATCCGGAAGTCGCCGCATTTCTTTTGGGCACTAAATCGATACGCCAAAGGGGGAATGCCCCATGA
- a CDS encoding MlaE family ABC transporter permease, protein MYKWIEILGKAVVSFLDLLGWIASLATHVLVHWPLAKWDTRAIAEQLERVGVQSVFMVSVISAFTGMVMAVQTLDQFLRFGASRYIGGVIALSMVREMSPVLTGIVVAGRVGSSMAAEIGTMKVTEQLDALRAFGLDEYVFVGLPRILASLIMVPILTIYSMVVGTFGGYLYVAVRGVHSLMFRDSIRILVSTYDINGGLIKSLVFGFVIAIVACACGFRAQGGAKGVGETTTLAVVWSNMFILILNYMLSTVLFGGRV, encoded by the coding sequence ATGTATAAATGGATTGAAATCCTGGGCAAGGCTGTCGTGTCCTTTTTGGATTTGTTGGGGTGGATAGCCTCATTGGCAACTCATGTGTTGGTTCATTGGCCGCTTGCCAAATGGGATACCCGTGCCATAGCCGAACAGCTTGAGAGGGTGGGCGTTCAGTCGGTGTTCATGGTCTCAGTCATAAGCGCCTTTACCGGCATGGTGATGGCCGTACAGACCTTAGACCAATTTTTGAGGTTCGGAGCTTCAAGGTATATAGGCGGAGTGATCGCCTTAAGCATGGTAAGGGAAATGTCTCCCGTCTTGACCGGCATTGTCGTCGCGGGAAGGGTAGGGTCTTCCATGGCGGCCGAGATAGGCACGATGAAGGTCACGGAACAGCTGGACGCCCTAAGGGCCTTCGGATTGGACGAGTACGTCTTCGTGGGATTGCCAAGAATCTTGGCCAGCCTGATAATGGTGCCTATTTTGACCATATATTCCATGGTCGTCGGGACATTTGGAGGGTATCTCTACGTTGCGGTCCGTGGCGTGCATTCGCTCATGTTCAGGGATTCCATAAGGATCTTGGTATCGACGTATGACATAAACGGAGGGTTAATTAAATCCCTAGTATTTGGATTCGTAATTGCCATAGTGGCCTGTGCCTGTGGATTTCGGGCTCAAGGGGGCGCAAAGGGGGTCGGCGAGACCACGACCCTTGCCGTCGTATGGAGTAACATGTTTATTTTGATCCTTAACTATATGCTTTCGACCGTTCTTTTTGGAGGAAGGGTCTAA
- a CDS encoding SpoIVB peptidase S55 domain-containing protein: MFAHKNRFFAIFAAFVAALTLLFSAGESVALSFKPSVPIFPLNELRPGMRGEVITVIKGLERISFPAEVISIIPSTGEPQKLVLIRASGPLVDKIGGIAAGMSGSPFFIDGRLVGAIGYGWDFSDHNLGLVTPIEEMSKAWSWQADRSMQKGKVQFNQSKSAPLIVSGIGARGAEKLSGDLNCKVEPLPFDMPPGGIKVDYAAKLHPGDSVGALLAWGDVNVGATGTLTAVDDKGNFLAFAHPFLNRGNVSYPLTRSWVHDIVPSIKSPFKLGSPVSIVGVVSQDRPQAIAGRIGQFPQGVEVSVKFSDDSGATAFKRFQVVNDPFLMNQILPGALLGLFDDLWGRIGEGTGFVTVKVEGKGFVEGFTKKNVYFSDSDLMDQIVSREIMRLVSSMSLNRFKEIEPLGIHVELQVTREPKVVYIEKLDIPNKDNVKPGQDLEVQVTLRKFRGEQEIKKLSLKVPDKASGLCEVVVRGGGIAEPSQISLMSGWRAITSFKEFLNEINAEESNNQVIVELLYGPLLEQEGDEGGENIPLDEEYELVSEMKKRRMEEGTLRIFETDHYVEGLLRRSLTIVGEGQEDQNP; encoded by the coding sequence ATGTTTGCTCATAAAAATCGTTTTTTCGCGATATTTGCGGCATTTGTTGCGGCTTTGACGTTGCTTTTTTCTGCCGGTGAGTCTGTCGCCTTATCCTTTAAGCCAAGCGTTCCGATATTTCCTTTGAATGAGCTTCGGCCCGGCATGCGTGGAGAGGTGATCACCGTGATAAAGGGCCTGGAGCGCATCTCCTTTCCGGCCGAAGTTATCAGCATAATCCCCAGCACCGGGGAACCTCAAAAGCTCGTCCTCATACGTGCAAGCGGCCCTCTGGTCGATAAGATAGGGGGAATAGCTGCAGGCATGAGCGGCAGTCCCTTTTTTATAGACGGCCGCTTAGTGGGAGCCATAGGTTACGGTTGGGATTTCAGCGATCATAATTTGGGGTTAGTCACGCCCATCGAAGAGATGAGTAAGGCTTGGAGTTGGCAGGCCGATAGGTCGATGCAGAAGGGCAAGGTCCAGTTTAACCAGAGCAAAAGCGCACCTCTGATCGTATCAGGCATTGGAGCTAGAGGGGCAGAGAAGTTGTCCGGTGATTTAAACTGCAAGGTAGAACCTTTGCCCTTCGACATGCCTCCGGGCGGAATAAAAGTGGATTACGCCGCTAAACTGCATCCGGGGGATTCTGTTGGGGCGCTTCTTGCCTGGGGTGATGTGAACGTCGGTGCGACGGGCACCTTAACGGCTGTCGATGACAAGGGCAACTTCCTGGCCTTTGCCCATCCCTTTCTTAACAGGGGAAATGTATCATATCCCCTGACCCGCTCGTGGGTCCACGACATCGTGCCGAGCATCAAAAGCCCCTTTAAATTGGGAAGCCCTGTCTCGATAGTGGGGGTCGTAAGTCAGGACAGGCCTCAAGCCATAGCCGGGCGAATTGGTCAATTCCCGCAGGGCGTGGAGGTATCCGTCAAGTTTTCCGACGATTCGGGGGCGACCGCCTTCAAACGCTTCCAAGTCGTAAACGATCCCTTCCTCATGAATCAGATACTCCCGGGGGCGTTGCTCGGATTATTTGACGACCTTTGGGGCAGAATCGGAGAGGGAACGGGTTTTGTCACCGTCAAGGTAGAGGGGAAGGGATTCGTGGAAGGCTTTACGAAAAAAAATGTGTACTTTTCGGACAGCGACCTGATGGATCAGATAGTCAGCCGTGAGATCATGAGATTGGTATCGTCTATGTCTCTAAATAGGTTCAAGGAAATTGAGCCTCTCGGAATACACGTAGAACTTCAGGTTACAAGAGAGCCCAAAGTCGTTTACATTGAAAAACTGGACATACCTAATAAAGATAACGTCAAGCCGGGCCAGGACCTGGAAGTGCAAGTGACACTGAGGAAGTTCCGTGGCGAGCAGGAGATAAAGAAGCTGTCATTAAAGGTTCCCGATAAGGCCTCGGGATTGTGCGAGGTAGTGGTCAGGGGCGGAGGCATAGCCGAGCCGTCTCAGATTTCTCTCATGTCGGGATGGAGGGCTATAACTTCTTTTAAGGAGTTCTTGAACGAAATCAATGCCGAGGAATCCAACAATCAAGTGATCGTGGAATTGCTGTATGGGCCGTTGCTTGAGCAGGAAGGCGATGAGGGAGGAGAAAACATCCCCCTGGATGAGGAGTACGAACTGGTATCGGAGATGAAAAAGCGCAGGATGGAAGAGGGAACGCTTCGCATATTTGAAACCGATCATTACGTGGAAGGGCTACTGCGGCGTTCTTTGACCATAGTCGGTGAGGGACAGGAAGATCAGAATCCCTAA